A region from the Triticum aestivum cultivar Chinese Spring chromosome 3D, IWGSC CS RefSeq v2.1, whole genome shotgun sequence genome encodes:
- the LOC123080181 gene encoding BTB/POZ and TAZ domain-containing protein 2 — translation MPEAPARAAGGGGGASGPADVDVVTSSGRRKIAAHSSVLASASPVLETILERRLQRVRESGKGGRAVVRIRGVTDDVAAAFVRLLYAGSRRGDGEVEEEVERYAEQLLVLAHAYRVPWLKRWCQEAIGSRLTPGTVVDALQLADLCDAPQLHLRCMRLLAKEFRAVERTEAWRFLRDNDPWQELDVLRRLHDADMRRRKWRRKRAEQKVYVELSDAMDILRHICTEGCTEVGPVGQAPAKSPCPAYATCRGLQLLIRHFSRCKSRATCPRCQRMWQLLRLHAALCRVPDGHCNTPLCTQFKLKEQQKEAMSASVAAKAGDGRWGLLVKKVKAVSVMSSLGKRSSPSQCC, via the exons ATGCCGGAGGCACCTGCACgggcagccggcggcggcggcggcgcctccgGCCCCGCCGACGTCGACGTCGTCACCTCCAGCGGCCGCCGCAAGATCGCCGCCCATTCCTCCGTTCTT GCGTCGGCGTCGCCGGTGCTGGAGACCATCCTGGAGCGCCGGCTGCAGAGAGTCAGGGAGAGCGGCAAGGGCGGCAGGGCCGTCGTCCGGATCCGCGGCGTCACCGACGACGTCGCGGCGGCGTTCGTCCGCCTCCTCTACGCCGGCAGCAG GCGTGGCGATGgtgaggtggaggaggaggtggagaggtaCGCGGAGCAGCTGCTGGTGCTGGCGCACGCGTACCGGGTGCCGTGGCTGAAGCGGTGGTGCCAGGAGGCCATCGGGTCGCGGCTCACCCCGGGCACCGTGGTGGACGCGCTGCAGCTGGCCGACCTCTGCGACGCGCCGCAGCTGCACCTCCGCTGCATGCGCCTGCTCGCCAAGGAGTTCCGCGCCGTCGAGCGCACCGAGGCATGGCGCTTCCTCCGCGACAACGACCCCTGGCAGGAGCTCGACGTCCTCCgccgcctccacgacgccgacatg CGGCGGCGAAAGTGGCGTCGGAAGCGCGCGGAGCAGAAGGTGTACGTGGAGCTGAGCGACGCCATGGACATCCTGCGGCACATCTGCACGGAGGGCTGCACGGAGGTCGGCCCTGTGGGGCAGGCGCCGGCCAAGTCGCCGTGCCCGGCGTACGCGACGTGCCGGGGCCTGCAGCTGCTCATCCGCCACTTCTCCCGGTGCAAGAGCCGCGCCACCTGCCCCCGCTGCCAGCGCATGTGGCAGCTGCTCCGCCTCCACGCCGCGCTCTGCCGCGTCCCCGACGGCCACTGCAACACTCCTCTCTGCAC GCAGTTCAAGCTCAAGGAGCAGCAGAAGGAGGCGATGTCGGCTTCGGTGGCGGCGAAGGCCGGCGACGGCAGGTGGGGGCTTCTTGTGAAGAAGGTGAAGGCTGTCAGTGTCATGTCTTCCCTCGGCAAGAGAAGCTCGCCCTCTCAGTGCTGCTGA